The following proteins are co-located in the Bradyrhizobium sp. AZCC 2176 genome:
- a CDS encoding Bug family tripartite tricarboxylate transporter substrate binding protein codes for MRLLSRLLAGLTLLLLPVLLPALASAQDFPAKPIKLIVPFPAGGPNDIIARVIGQRMSEITKQPVLIDNRGGQGGVLGTDAVAKAAPDGYTIAISSAGALAISPSMERVAYDTLRDFAPVTLVATVPEMLVVATNVPAKDMKELIALARAQPGKLNFASSGPGSLPHLAGELLKLTANIDIVHVPYRGAAPAVNDLLGQQVQMTFLDLPVLLPQIKAGALRPIAVGAPERAPTAIEVPTTAEAGMPGMIIENWYGMVAPAATPPAIVAALHKITTEAMADPTVKEKLAAQGATLVGDTPEHFRGFIDSEIKKWAKVIKDAGVVTTK; via the coding sequence ATGAGACTTCTGAGCAGGCTGCTTGCCGGACTGACGCTACTGTTGTTACCGGTATTGTTGCCAGCCTTGGCCTCGGCGCAGGATTTCCCCGCAAAACCGATCAAGCTGATCGTGCCTTTCCCGGCCGGCGGCCCCAATGATATCATCGCGCGCGTGATCGGCCAGCGCATGTCCGAGATTACCAAGCAGCCGGTGCTGATCGACAACCGTGGCGGCCAGGGCGGCGTGCTCGGCACCGACGCGGTCGCAAAGGCAGCCCCCGACGGTTACACCATCGCGATTTCGAGCGCGGGCGCGCTCGCCATCAGCCCGAGCATGGAAAGGGTCGCCTACGATACGCTTAGGGATTTCGCGCCGGTGACGCTGGTCGCCACCGTCCCCGAGATGCTGGTGGTCGCGACCAACGTCCCCGCCAAGGACATGAAAGAACTGATCGCGCTCGCCAGGGCGCAGCCGGGGAAACTGAATTTCGCCTCGTCCGGTCCCGGCAGCCTGCCGCATTTGGCGGGCGAACTGCTCAAGCTGACGGCCAACATCGACATCGTGCACGTTCCCTATCGCGGCGCCGCGCCGGCGGTGAACGATCTGCTCGGACAGCAGGTGCAGATGACGTTCCTCGATCTGCCGGTGCTGCTGCCGCAGATCAAGGCCGGCGCCCTGCGGCCGATCGCGGTCGGCGCCCCCGAGCGGGCGCCGACCGCAATCGAGGTACCGACCACCGCCGAAGCCGGAATGCCCGGCATGATCATCGAGAACTGGTACGGCATGGTGGCGCCCGCCGCCACCCCGCCGGCGATCGTCGCGGCCTTGCACAAGATCACGACAGAAGCGATGGCCGATCCGACGGTGAAGGAAAAGCTCGCAGCCCAGGGCGCGACGCTGGTCGGCGACACGCCGGAACATTTCCGCGGCTTCATCGACAGCGAAATCAAGAAGTGGGCGAAGGTGATCAAGGACGCGGGCGTCGTGACGACGAAGTGA
- a CDS encoding isochorismatase family protein: MIVVDMQVGLLNGKPKYDLRGVIERINRLAVKVRKQSGLVIFLQHCSGAEDDFVPGTPGWALLPELNRAPADIVIRKTLNDPFVGTDLAARLKEIAPERVFITGWATDLCVDATVRSAVSNHHDVVVVTDAHTLNDRPHLDAASVIRHHNWVWSHLITQRSVRLARTDELLL, translated from the coding sequence TTGATCGTCGTCGATATGCAGGTCGGGCTCCTCAATGGGAAGCCAAAGTACGATCTGCGCGGCGTCATCGAACGCATCAACCGGCTCGCCGTGAAGGTACGCAAACAGTCCGGCCTGGTGATTTTCCTGCAGCATTGCAGTGGTGCGGAAGACGATTTCGTGCCGGGCACGCCGGGCTGGGCGCTTCTGCCAGAGCTCAATCGCGCGCCTGCCGACATCGTCATACGCAAGACCCTGAACGATCCCTTCGTCGGCACCGACCTCGCGGCGCGCCTGAAGGAAATTGCGCCGGAGCGCGTATTCATCACGGGATGGGCAACCGACCTTTGCGTCGACGCGACCGTCCGATCGGCCGTTTCAAATCATCACGACGTCGTCGTGGTGACCGATGCCCACACCTTGAATGACCGCCCCCACCTCGACGCCGCGAGCGTCATTCGTCACCACAATTGGGTCTGGAGCCATTTGATCACGCAGCGATCGGTCAGGCTCGCGCGTACCGACGAACTGCTGCTTTGA
- the hisN gene encoding histidinol-phosphatase: MTVIDFTAFIGRLATASGETILPFFRTSLSIDNKSASDFDPVTEADRAAEAVMRRLIKANFPQHGIVGEEFGNEREDAEYVWVLDPIDGTKSFIAGFPIWGTLIALLHKGTPVFGMMHQPYIGERFSGDSGSAHYSGPSGERRLTARRCASLKEATSFTTSPLLMNAADREIFGRVESSVKLSRYGGDCYSYCMLAAGHLDLVVETELKPYDIAALIPIVTGAGGIVTNWEGKPAQSGGRIIAAGDARVHEAALKLLNG, encoded by the coding sequence GTGACGGTCATCGATTTCACAGCCTTCATCGGCCGCCTCGCGACCGCGTCTGGCGAGACCATCCTGCCGTTCTTCCGGACCTCGCTCTCCATCGACAACAAGAGCGCGAGCGATTTCGATCCAGTCACCGAAGCCGACCGTGCCGCCGAAGCTGTGATGCGCCGCCTGATCAAGGCGAACTTTCCCCAGCACGGCATCGTCGGCGAGGAATTCGGCAACGAGCGCGAGGATGCCGAATATGTCTGGGTGCTCGATCCGATCGACGGCACCAAATCCTTCATCGCGGGATTTCCGATCTGGGGCACCCTGATCGCGCTGTTGCACAAGGGCACGCCGGTATTCGGCATGATGCACCAGCCCTATATCGGCGAGCGCTTTTCCGGCGATAGCGGCTCGGCGCATTATTCTGGGCCGTCCGGTGAGCGGCGGCTGACGGCGCGGCGCTGCGCTTCGCTGAAGGAAGCGACCTCTTTCACCACCAGTCCGCTGCTGATGAACGCCGCCGACCGCGAGATCTTCGGCCGGGTCGAGAGTTCGGTAAAGCTGTCGCGCTATGGCGGCGACTGCTATTCCTACTGCATGCTGGCGGCCGGCCATCTCGACCTCGTGGTCGAGACCGAGCTCAAGCCCTATGACATCGCGGCATTGATCCCGATCGTCACCGGCGCCGGCGGCATCGTCACCAATTGGGAAGGCAAGCCGGCCCAGAGCGGCGGCCGCATCATCGCCGCCGGCGATGCCCGCGTGCACGAGGCGGCGCTGAAGCTCTTGAACGGCTAG
- a CDS encoding N-formylglutamate amidohydrolase, giving the protein MTQFDGELSPPFEIVEPAHWRAPIIFNSPHSGSVYPLEFLNACRIDLAALRRSEDSFMDELIGDLSERGFPTVRVNFPRSYVDVNREPYELDPRMFTGRLPSFANTRSMRVAGGLGTIPRVVGDGQEIYRERLSVDDALGRIEALYKPYHRALRRLINKAHQAFGTVILVDCHSMPSVGVSRDEPRRPDIVIGDRYGTSCASLLADVVEEIMSGLGYSIGRNKPYAGGFITEHYGNPASGLHTVQLELNRAIYMDERRRERGPRFAQMATDFAALAEALAQVPLGDLGPFQAAAE; this is encoded by the coding sequence ATGACCCAGTTTGATGGCGAGCTGTCGCCCCCGTTCGAGATCGTGGAGCCGGCGCACTGGCGGGCGCCGATCATCTTCAACTCGCCTCATTCCGGCTCGGTCTATCCGCTCGAATTCCTCAACGCCTGCCGGATCGACCTCGCCGCGCTGCGCCGTTCCGAGGATTCGTTCATGGACGAGTTGATCGGGGACCTGAGCGAACGCGGCTTTCCGACGGTGCGGGTCAATTTCCCCCGCTCCTATGTCGACGTGAACCGCGAGCCCTATGAGCTCGATCCGCGGATGTTCACCGGACGCCTGCCGAGCTTTGCCAATACGCGCTCGATGCGGGTTGCCGGCGGCCTCGGCACCATTCCGCGCGTGGTCGGCGACGGGCAGGAGATCTACCGCGAGCGGCTTTCCGTCGACGACGCGCTGGGGCGGATCGAGGCGCTTTACAAGCCGTATCATCGGGCGCTGCGGCGGCTGATCAATAAGGCCCATCAGGCGTTCGGGACCGTGATCCTGGTGGATTGCCATTCGATGCCGTCGGTGGGCGTCTCGCGCGACGAGCCGCGGCGGCCCGACATCGTGATCGGCGACCGCTACGGCACCAGTTGCGCGAGCCTTTTGGCCGATGTCGTCGAGGAAATCATGAGCGGGCTCGGCTATTCGATCGGCCGCAACAAGCCCTATGCCGGCGGCTTCATTACCGAGCATTACGGCAACCCGGCCAGCGGATTGCACACCGTGCAGCTCGAGCTCAACCGCGCGATCTATATGGACGAGCGGCGGCGCGAGCGCGGCCCGCGCTTTGCGCAAATGGCCACCGATTTTGCCGCGCTGGCGGAAGCGCTGGCACAGGTGCCGCTCGGCGATCTCGGCCCATTCCAGGCGGCCGCGGAGTAG
- the cpdR gene encoding cell cycle two-component system response regulator CpdR — translation MHKILLAEDDNDMRRFLVKALENAGFQVSPHDNGMSAYQRLREEPFEMLLTDIVMPEMDGIELARRASELDPDIKIMFITGFAAVALNSDSEAPKNAKVLAKPVHLRELVSEVNKMLAA, via the coding sequence ATGCACAAGATCCTGCTCGCCGAAGACGACAACGACATGCGACGCTTCCTGGTCAAGGCGCTGGAAAACGCCGGATTTCAGGTCTCACCCCACGACAACGGCATGTCGGCCTATCAGCGGCTGCGCGAGGAGCCGTTCGAGATGCTGCTGACCGACATCGTGATGCCGGAAATGGACGGCATCGAGCTGGCGCGCCGCGCCTCGGAACTCGACCCCGACATCAAGATCATGTTCATCACCGGGTTTGCCGCCGTGGCGCTGAACTCCGATTCGGAAGCCCCGAAGAACGCCAAGGTGCTGGCCAAGCCCGTTCACCTCCGCGAACTGGTCAGCGAAGTGAACAAGATGCTGGCGGCCTGA